The Streptomyces sp. NBC_01689 genome includes a window with the following:
- a CDS encoding aldehyde dehydrogenase family protein, translating into MSSYFTDLARQYIGGEWRPGTGSWDIIDFNPYDGEKLASITIATVDEVDEAYRAAERAQKEWAAVNPYARRAVFEKALRLVEEREAEITEVIVAELGGTHLKAGFELHLAKEFLRESIQLALRPEGRILPSPIDGKENRVYRVPVGVVGVISPFNFPFLLSLKSVAPALALGNGVVLKPHQNTPIVGGSLVAKIFEDAGLPGGLLNVVITDIAEIGDAFIEHPVPKVISFTGSDKVGRHVATVCASHFKSAVLELGGNSALVVLDDADIDYAVDAAVFSRYVHQGQVCMAANRVLVDRSVADEFTEKFVAKVRTLKVGDPSDPRTIIGPVINSSQADAITAAVDQAIAEGATALVHGATTDNLVEPTVLTDLPADSGILRQEIFGPVALLVLFDGEEEAVRLVNDTPYGLSGAVHTADVERGVSFAKQIDTGMFHVNDGTVHDEPPVAFGGEKHSGIGRLNGEATVEAFTTQKWISVQHGRSFFPF; encoded by the coding sequence ATGTCGTCCTACTTCACCGACCTGGCCCGGCAGTACATCGGCGGGGAGTGGCGCCCGGGCACCGGATCCTGGGACATCATCGACTTCAACCCGTACGACGGTGAGAAGCTGGCGTCGATCACCATAGCCACGGTGGACGAGGTCGACGAGGCCTACCGCGCGGCCGAGCGTGCCCAGAAGGAGTGGGCCGCGGTCAACCCGTACGCCCGCCGCGCCGTCTTCGAGAAGGCCCTGCGTCTCGTCGAGGAGCGCGAGGCGGAGATCACCGAGGTCATCGTCGCCGAGCTGGGCGGCACCCACCTCAAGGCCGGGTTCGAGCTCCATCTCGCCAAGGAGTTCCTGCGCGAGTCGATCCAGCTGGCGCTGCGGCCCGAGGGCCGGATCCTGCCCTCGCCGATCGACGGCAAGGAGAACCGCGTCTACCGGGTGCCCGTCGGTGTCGTCGGCGTGATCAGCCCCTTCAACTTCCCCTTCCTGCTCTCCCTGAAGTCCGTCGCGCCGGCCCTGGCGCTGGGCAACGGCGTGGTCCTGAAGCCGCACCAGAACACCCCGATCGTCGGCGGCTCGCTCGTCGCGAAGATCTTCGAGGACGCGGGCCTCCCCGGCGGCCTGCTCAACGTCGTGATCACCGACATCGCGGAGATCGGCGACGCCTTCATCGAGCACCCCGTGCCGAAGGTCATCTCCTTCACCGGTTCCGACAAGGTCGGCCGGCACGTCGCCACCGTCTGCGCCTCGCACTTCAAGAGCGCGGTCCTCGAACTCGGCGGGAACAGCGCGCTGGTGGTCCTGGACGACGCCGACATCGACTACGCCGTGGACGCGGCCGTCTTCAGCCGGTACGTCCACCAGGGCCAGGTCTGCATGGCCGCCAACCGCGTCCTGGTGGACCGCTCGGTCGCGGACGAGTTCACCGAGAAGTTCGTCGCCAAGGTCAGGACGCTGAAGGTGGGCGACCCGAGCGACCCGCGGACGATCATCGGCCCGGTCATCAACTCCTCCCAGGCGGACGCGATCACGGCCGCCGTGGACCAGGCGATCGCCGAGGGCGCCACCGCCCTCGTCCACGGCGCCACCACCGACAACCTGGTCGAGCCCACCGTCCTGACGGACCTGCCCGCCGACTCCGGCATCCTCCGGCAGGAGATCTTCGGCCCGGTCGCGCTCCTCGTCCTCTTCGACGGCGAGGAGGAGGCCGTACGCCTCGTCAACGACACCCCCTACGGGCTCAGCGGCGCCGTCCACACCGCCGACGTGGAGCGCGGGGTGTCGTTCGCCAAGCAGATCGACACCGGCATGTTCCACGTCAACGACGGCACCGTGCACGACGAGCCGCCGGTCGCCTTCGGCGGCGAGAAGCACTCGGGCATCGGCCGCCTCAACGGCGAGGCGACGGTCGAGGCGTTCACCACCCAGAAGTGGATCTCGGTGCAGCACGGGCGGAGCTTCTTCCCGTTCTAG
- a CDS encoding helix-turn-helix domain-containing protein: protein MLLGSHLRRLREARGITREAAGYSIRASESKISRMELGRVSFKTRDVEDLLTLYGITDEAERTSLVSLAKEANVAGWWHSYSDVLPSWFPTYVGLEGAAHLIRSYEVQFVHGLLQTEAYAHAVVSRGMKGASAADVERRVALRLERQKYLVSEKAPEFHIVLDEAALRRPYGDREVMREQLQHLIDVSERPNVRLQVMPFSFGGHSGESGSFTILSFPESDLSDVVYLEQLTSALYLDKREDVTQYESALKQLQQDSPGPSESRDLLRGLLQLS from the coding sequence ATGCTGCTCGGGTCACATCTGCGGCGCCTGCGGGAGGCGCGCGGAATCACCAGGGAAGCGGCCGGCTATTCGATCCGTGCCTCCGAATCGAAGATCAGCCGCATGGAGTTGGGACGGGTGAGCTTCAAGACGCGCGACGTCGAGGACCTGCTGACGCTGTACGGCATCACGGACGAGGCCGAGCGCACGTCCCTGGTCTCCCTGGCCAAGGAGGCCAACGTCGCGGGCTGGTGGCACAGTTACTCGGACGTGCTGCCCAGCTGGTTCCCGACCTATGTGGGCCTGGAGGGCGCGGCGCATCTGATCCGGTCCTACGAAGTCCAGTTCGTGCACGGCCTGTTGCAGACCGAGGCCTACGCCCACGCGGTCGTCTCCCGCGGGATGAAGGGCGCGAGCGCGGCCGACGTGGAGCGACGGGTGGCGCTGCGCCTGGAGCGGCAGAAGTACCTCGTCTCCGAGAAGGCCCCCGAGTTCCACATCGTCCTCGACGAGGCCGCGCTGCGCCGCCCCTACGGGGACCGTGAGGTGATGCGGGAGCAGCTCCAGCATCTGATCGACGTGTCGGAGCGCCCGAACGTGCGCCTCCAGGTCATGCCGTTCAGCTTCGGCGGCCACTCCGGCGAGAGCGGCTCCTTCACGATCCTGAGCTTCCCCGAGTCCGACCTCTCGGACGTCGTCTACCTGGAGCAGCTCACCAGCGCGCTCTACCTGGACAAACGCGAGGACGTCACCCAGTACGAGAGCGCGCTGAAGCAGCTGCAGCAGGACAGCCCCGGACCGTCCGAGAGCCGGGATCTGCTGCGCGGACTGCTGCAGCTGTCCTGA
- a CDS encoding ATP-binding protein, with the protein MGTNGSTMLEPLRQGLPPLDPAAVSDAASCALPARYEAVRDARQFTRRTLDQWDIGDRFDDVCLVVSELVTNALRHALPSDTPRADDQGAPVRLHLMRWTSRLVCAVRDPSHDSPVAGDSDNFSAESGRGLFLVDSFADSWGWHPLAGTLSGKVVWALFRLPPHGPAPAPAE; encoded by the coding sequence ATGGGGACGAATGGATCGACCATGCTCGAGCCCTTACGGCAGGGACTTCCGCCGCTCGATCCCGCGGCCGTGTCCGACGCCGCTTCCTGTGCCCTGCCCGCACGGTACGAAGCGGTGCGCGACGCCCGGCAGTTCACCCGCAGGACCCTGGACCAGTGGGACATCGGCGACCGTTTCGACGACGTCTGCCTGGTCGTCTCCGAGCTCGTCACCAACGCCCTGCGGCACGCACTGCCCTCGGACACGCCCCGCGCGGACGACCAGGGCGCGCCCGTGCGGCTGCACTTGATGCGATGGACCTCACGCCTGGTGTGCGCGGTGCGCGACCCCAGTCACGACAGTCCGGTGGCCGGCGACTCGGACAACTTCTCGGCCGAGTCGGGACGGGGTCTGTTCCTGGTCGACTCGTTCGCCGACAGCTGGGGCTGGCACCCGCTCGCGGGCACCCTCAGCGGCAAGGTCGTCTGGGCGCTGTTCCGGCTCCCGCCGCACGGCCCCGCGCCGGCTCCGGCCGAATGA
- a CDS encoding DUF397 domain-containing protein: MDHDVCDVDVVYNGMAATELTGVAWQKSRHSNSQGSCVEFARLPGGDVAMRNSRFPDGPALVYTRAEIEAMLLGVKDGEFDHLIAG, encoded by the coding sequence GTGGACCACGACGTGTGCGACGTGGATGTTGTGTACAACGGCATGGCGGCGACCGAGCTGACCGGGGTGGCCTGGCAGAAGAGCAGGCACAGCAACTCGCAGGGATCCTGCGTGGAGTTCGCGAGGCTGCCGGGGGGTGACGTGGCGATGCGGAATTCGCGGTTCCCCGACGGGCCGGCGCTCGTCTACACCCGCGCCGAGATCGAGGCGATGCTCCTGGGTGTCAAGGACGGCGAGTTCGACCACCTGATCGCGGGCTGA
- a CDS encoding DUF4232 domain-containing protein — protein MRVLPIAVLTAAAALTLSACDSGGADKKDSGGSTATAASSGVCAIDGIDFEVGPANTAPAAGDTGNVPVTLTNHGGTCALEGFPGIEVQDSAKGTEVFADKSAKPQKITLAKDGTASFTITYVRGTAGDAKSLDATSLKISLPGAKDARRFKWSYGPLAGKTGPDDLNASVSTFQPAGD, from the coding sequence ATGCGCGTCCTTCCGATCGCCGTCCTCACCGCCGCGGCGGCCCTCACGCTGTCCGCCTGCGACAGCGGTGGTGCCGACAAGAAGGATTCCGGCGGCTCCACGGCGACCGCGGCCTCCTCCGGCGTCTGCGCGATCGACGGGATCGACTTCGAGGTCGGCCCCGCCAACACCGCCCCCGCGGCCGGGGACACCGGCAACGTGCCCGTCACGCTCACCAACCACGGCGGCACGTGCGCCCTCGAAGGGTTCCCCGGCATCGAGGTGCAGGACAGCGCCAAGGGCACGGAGGTCTTCGCGGACAAGTCGGCGAAGCCGCAGAAGATCACCCTGGCGAAGGACGGCACCGCCTCCTTCACGATCACCTATGTCCGGGGCACCGCGGGCGACGCCAAGAGCCTGGACGCGACCTCACTGAAGATCAGCCTGCCCGGCGCCAAGGACGCCCGGCGCTTCAAGTGGTCGTACGGTCCCCTCGCGGGAAAGACCGGGCCGGACGACCTGAACGCCTCCGTGAGCACCTTCCAGCCGGCCGGCGACTGA
- a CDS encoding DUF2786 domain-containing protein has protein sequence MSSSTTPSTVERAFAAALYADTDAALDTGASLLAADPTSDTELARRGAEFVAAAWRRGWQPADLVRIVRRDLDDLHVRLVSALILREDRTPPRGPRWAAQLDGLAADAEPPRTDRFTHATTVLELYRLLLRLPAIEPLDLDPPRQDAPQDSRMLTRIRALLAKAEATGFPEEAEALSAKAQELMARHSIDEALLAARTHAKDAPGACRIGVEPPYETAKAVLLDAVAGANRCRAVWNESLAFSTVVGFEPDLEAVELLYTSLLVQATAAMTKAEAAQRAGGRKRTKTFRQSFLAAYAHRIGDRLATAAEGQVASSEGELLPVLAARDVAVTDHMEQMFPDTVTTRLRGVDDAAGWQEGSAAADRAQVRARPPLR, from the coding sequence ATGAGCAGCAGTACGACGCCCAGCACCGTGGAGCGCGCCTTCGCGGCCGCCCTCTACGCCGACACCGACGCGGCCCTCGACACGGGCGCCTCGCTGCTCGCCGCCGACCCCACGTCCGACACCGAACTCGCCCGGCGCGGCGCGGAGTTCGTGGCCGCCGCCTGGCGCCGCGGCTGGCAGCCGGCCGACCTCGTACGGATCGTGCGGCGCGACCTGGACGACCTCCATGTGCGCCTGGTGTCGGCCCTGATCCTGCGGGAGGACCGGACGCCGCCCCGGGGGCCGCGCTGGGCCGCCCAGCTCGACGGCCTGGCCGCGGACGCCGAGCCGCCGCGCACCGACCGCTTCACCCACGCCACCACCGTCCTGGAGCTGTACCGGCTGCTGCTGCGGCTGCCCGCCATCGAGCCGCTGGACCTGGATCCGCCCCGGCAGGACGCGCCGCAGGACTCCCGGATGCTCACCCGTATCCGGGCCCTGCTCGCCAAGGCCGAGGCGACCGGCTTCCCGGAGGAGGCGGAGGCCCTGAGCGCCAAGGCGCAGGAGCTGATGGCACGGCACAGCATCGACGAGGCGTTGCTCGCCGCCCGGACCCATGCCAAGGACGCGCCCGGCGCCTGCCGCATCGGTGTCGAGCCGCCGTACGAGACGGCCAAGGCGGTCCTGCTCGACGCGGTGGCCGGCGCGAACCGCTGCCGCGCCGTGTGGAACGAGTCCCTCGCCTTCTCGACCGTCGTCGGCTTCGAACCCGACCTGGAGGCGGTCGAACTCCTCTACACCTCGCTGCTCGTGCAGGCCACCGCCGCGATGACGAAGGCGGAAGCGGCGCAGCGGGCCGGCGGACGGAAGCGTACGAAGACGTTCCGGCAGTCGTTCCTCGCCGCGTACGCCCATCGGATCGGCGACCGGCTCGCGACGGCCGCCGAGGGTCAGGTGGCGTCGTCGGAGGGGGAGTTGCTGCCCGTCCTGGCGGCCCGCGACGTGGCGGTCACCGACCACATGGAACAGATGTTCCCGGACACCGTCACCACCCGGCTGCGCGGGGTGGACGACGCGGCCGGCTGGCAGGAGGGGTCCGCGGCGGCCGACCGGGCCCAGGTCAGGGCCCGGCCGCCGCTGCGGTGA
- a CDS encoding Clp protease N-terminal domain-containing protein: MTTNPLGTSSVRLDDLIEAIKKVHTDALDQLQDAVIAADHLGDVADHLIGHFVDQARRSGASWTDIGRSMGVTRQAAQKRFVPKAEADLDPNQGFGRYTPRARHVVMAAHSEARTAGNAEGVPEHLVLGLLAEPEGLAALAITAQGVTPEALREAATAALPPAAAEVPELVPYGPAAKKVLELTFREALRLGHNYIGTEHILLALLEHENGQGVLSGVGITKQATETHIARSLAELTKAP; this comes from the coding sequence ATGACGACGAATCCGCTCGGCACCTCATCCGTGCGCCTCGACGACCTCATCGAGGCCATCAAGAAGGTCCACACCGACGCACTCGACCAGCTCCAGGACGCGGTGATCGCCGCGGACCACCTCGGCGACGTGGCCGACCATCTGATCGGGCACTTCGTGGACCAGGCCCGGCGATCGGGCGCCTCCTGGACCGACATCGGCAGGAGCATGGGCGTCACCCGGCAGGCGGCACAGAAGCGGTTCGTGCCGAAGGCCGAGGCGGACCTCGACCCCAACCAGGGCTTCGGCCGCTACACACCGCGCGCCCGGCACGTGGTCATGGCCGCGCACTCCGAGGCCAGGACCGCCGGGAACGCCGAGGGTGTGCCCGAGCACCTGGTCCTCGGCCTGCTCGCCGAACCGGAGGGACTCGCCGCGCTCGCGATCACCGCTCAGGGCGTCACCCCGGAGGCCCTGCGCGAGGCGGCGACCGCGGCGCTCCCGCCGGCCGCCGCCGAGGTCCCGGAACTCGTCCCCTACGGGCCCGCCGCGAAGAAGGTCCTGGAGCTCACGTTCCGCGAGGCCCTCCGCCTCGGTCACAACTACATCGGCACCGAGCACATCCTGCTGGCCCTCCTGGAGCACGAGAACGGGCAGGGCGTGCTCAGCGGCGTCGGCATCACCAAGCAGGCGACGGAGACCCACATCGCCCGCTCGCTGGCGGAGCTCACCAAGGCACCGTGA
- a CDS encoding bifunctional 3'-5' exonuclease/DNA polymerase, protein MSDRWAVGPTEDGGAELAPLGPDGLPAGPVRREADLVEAVRARPDVVRWVWRSTAGVHPRLLAAGVRVDRCYDIEAAENLLLGHEGRLGEPRSAAAALARLRGGPVPADPPQRSAEPGSQSSLFEPRPVHLPLQDLVGVYADQWRRHAATTHPERMHLLTTAESAGMLVAAEMNATGLPWRADVHREVLRELLGERYAGGGEPRRLAELTDEISAAFGRRVRPDLPADVVKAFAQAGIKVGSTRRWELESVDHPAVEPLLAYKKLYRIWVAHGWSWLQDWVRDGRFRPEYLPGGTVTGRWVTNGGGALQIPKVIRRAVVADPGWRLVVADADQMEPRVLAAISRDPGLMEVAGREGDLYQAVSDRAFAGDRAQAKLAVLGAVYGQTSGDGLKNLAALRRRFPKAVAYVDDAAREGEEGRLVRTWLGRTSPPAAGASDRTSEEAGLPQDEPAEPLGDQGWVPGYASSNSRARGRFARNFVVQGSAADWALLLLAALRRTCAGLAAELVFFQHDEVIVHCPAEEADTVVAAIREAAELAGRLTFGETPVHFPFTTAVVECYADAK, encoded by the coding sequence ATGAGCGACCGGTGGGCTGTCGGGCCGACCGAGGACGGTGGCGCCGAGCTCGCCCCCCTCGGCCCCGACGGGCTGCCCGCGGGACCGGTGCGCAGGGAGGCCGACCTCGTCGAGGCCGTACGGGCCCGGCCCGACGTGGTCCGGTGGGTCTGGCGGTCCACGGCCGGCGTCCACCCACGCCTGCTCGCCGCCGGAGTGCGCGTCGACCGGTGCTACGACATCGAGGCCGCCGAGAACCTCCTGCTCGGCCACGAGGGCCGGCTCGGCGAACCCCGCTCGGCGGCCGCCGCGCTGGCCAGACTGCGCGGCGGCCCCGTGCCGGCGGACCCCCCGCAGCGCTCGGCCGAGCCCGGCTCGCAGTCCTCCCTCTTCGAACCGCGCCCGGTCCACCTGCCCCTCCAGGACCTCGTCGGGGTGTACGCGGACCAGTGGCGCCGCCACGCCGCCACCACCCACCCCGAGCGCATGCACCTGCTCACCACCGCCGAGTCCGCGGGCATGCTGGTGGCGGCGGAGATGAACGCGACGGGACTGCCGTGGCGCGCGGACGTCCACCGCGAGGTGCTGCGCGAACTGCTCGGCGAGCGGTACGCGGGCGGCGGTGAGCCCCGCCGCCTCGCCGAGCTCACCGACGAGATCTCGGCGGCCTTCGGCAGACGGGTCAGACCCGATCTGCCCGCCGACGTCGTCAAGGCCTTCGCGCAGGCCGGGATCAAGGTCGGCTCCACCCGGCGGTGGGAGCTCGAATCCGTCGACCACCCGGCCGTGGAACCCCTGCTCGCCTACAAGAAGCTGTACCGGATCTGGGTCGCCCACGGCTGGTCCTGGCTGCAGGACTGGGTGCGCGACGGCCGCTTCCGGCCCGAGTACCTGCCGGGCGGCACGGTCACCGGGCGCTGGGTGACCAACGGCGGGGGCGCGCTCCAGATCCCCAAGGTCATCCGCCGGGCCGTCGTCGCCGACCCCGGCTGGCGGCTCGTGGTGGCCGACGCCGACCAGATGGAGCCGCGCGTCCTGGCCGCGATCTCCCGCGACCCGGGCCTGATGGAGGTCGCGGGCCGGGAGGGCGACCTCTACCAGGCGGTGTCGGACCGGGCCTTCGCGGGCGACCGCGCCCAGGCCAAGCTGGCCGTCCTCGGCGCGGTGTACGGGCAGACCTCGGGCGACGGCCTGAAGAACCTGGCCGCACTGCGCCGCCGCTTCCCCAAGGCGGTGGCGTACGTGGACGACGCCGCCCGCGAGGGCGAGGAGGGCCGGCTCGTCCGGACCTGGCTGGGGCGCACCAGCCCCCCGGCCGCCGGCGCCTCCGACCGGACGTCGGAGGAGGCGGGTCTCCCCCAGGACGAGCCCGCCGAGCCGCTCGGCGACCAGGGCTGGGTGCCCGGGTACGCCTCCTCCAACTCCCGGGCCCGCGGCCGTTTCGCACGGAACTTCGTCGTCCAGGGCAGCGCCGCCGACTGGGCGCTGCTGCTGCTCGCCGCCCTCCGCCGGACCTGCGCCGGCCTCGCCGCCGAACTGGTCTTCTTCCAGCACGACGAGGTGATCGTGCACTGCCCGGCCGAGGAGGCGGACACGGTCGTGGCGGCGATCCGGGAAGCCGCGGAACTGGCGGGCAGGCTGACCTTCGGCGAGACACCGGTCCATTTCCCGTTCACCACCGCGGTGGTCGAGTGCTACGCCGACGCGAAGTAG